The Ochotona princeps isolate mOchPri1 chromosome 1, mOchPri1.hap1, whole genome shotgun sequence genome has a segment encoding these proteins:
- the LOC131480782 gene encoding olfactory receptor 2B11-like, translated as MRETRAMHPGNASSPHIFILLGFSDYPWLEMPLFMMVLMAYVFTLLGNISIIVVSRADPRLDSPMYFFLSNLSFLDLCFTTTTIPQLLRNLWGPDKSISYGGCVTQFYMFHFLGATECILLAVMSLDRYLAICKPLRYPAIMNKRLCILLVAMTWLSGLANSLLQASLTVQLPLCGNNKVDNFLCEVPVMIKMSCADTTFNVALLSVVGAFYSLVPLSLILVSYGFIVATVLRIRSSEGKKKAFNTCGSHVIVVSLYYGPAIVMYVQPSSTISQDKNKLMSLFYSLVTPMLNPFIYTLRNKDMKGAMRKLVMSLCHQGTEET; from the coding sequence ATGAGAGAAACAAGAGCCATGCATCCAGGAAATGCAAGTTCTCCACACATCTTCATTCTCTTGGGCTTCTCTGATTATCCCTGGTTGGAAATGCCCCTATTCATGATGGTGCTCATGGCTTATGTGTTCACACTCCTGGGCAACATCTCCATTATTGTGGTGTCTAGGGCAGATCCTCGTCTTGACAgtcccatgtacttcttcctttccaaccTCTCTTTCCTGGACCTGTGTTTTACCACAACCACCATCCCTCAGCTTCTGCGGAACCTCTGGGGACCAGATAAATCCATCAGTTATGGAGGCTGTGTGACCCAGTTTTACATGTTTCATTTTCTGGGGGCCACAGAATGTATCCTCTTAGCTGTCATGTCCTTGGATCGTTACCTTGCCATCTGCAAGCCCCTGAGGTACCCAGCGATCATGAACAAGCGACTTTGCATCCTCCTCGTGGCCATGACATGGCTGAGCGGCTTGGCTAACTCCTTACTTCAGGCCTCTCTCACGGTCCAGCTTCCACTTTGTGGTAACAACAAGGTAGACAACTTTCTGTGTGAGGTCCCGGTGATGATCAAGATGTCGTGTGCTGACACCACGTTCAACGTAGCTCTGCTCTCCGTTGTGGGAGCCTTCTATTCTCTTGTTCCCTTGTCACTTATCCTTGTGTCCTATGGGTTCATTGTAGCTACTGTGCTCAGGATTCGATCCTCAGAAGGGAAGAAGAAGGCATTTAACACATGTGGTTCTCATGTCATTGTTGTGTCATTGTACTATGGGCCAGCAATTGTTATGTATGTACAACCCTCCTCTACTATTTCCCAGGACAAAAACAAACTCATGTCCCTTTTCTACAGTTTGGTGACTCCTATGCTTAATCCTTTTATCTACACTTTGAGGAACAAGGACATGAAAGGGGCAATGAGGAAGCTTGTCATGTCATTGTGTCATCAGGGAACAGAAGAAACATAG